The Microplitis demolitor isolate Queensland-Clemson2020A chromosome 8, iyMicDemo2.1a, whole genome shotgun sequence genome has a segment encoding these proteins:
- the LOC103572897 gene encoding uncharacterized protein LOC103572897 isoform X3 — MKQDKLHQSKKALFQIAKVLWHLDIFRRSFRELSGHACMRESCIFCALKDLFSQLQFSQDSALPPDALRRALAESFLDQQRFQLGFMDDAAECFENILLRIHLHIASGEAEDMCSARHCVPHQKFAMTLVEQSVCGACGATSEPLPFTQMVHYVSASALTSQARQTLPAAKNSPDLFGQLLRKAGGMGDIRDCPSACGAKIQICRTLMNRPEIVSVGVVWDSERPSLEHIMDVFATVGTCLRLSDVFHSVVDSRWGASTVHNLVGVVTYYGKHYSTFFFHTKLKVWIYFDDATVKEIGPRWEQVVEKCRRGRYQPLLLLYATPGGTPVNTENAPKTVTPFPNTKGWKTSPQKNNARRSVTPSPEKPLISNTARRAITPNPDSPPHVYTQRRVYSDYQNLTDIQNNIFGIKDVDTVDGESESKYISRRAVENVMQHQKKQQMQLTRSLSAGSNPQDGLSIPDHLNVPRRRDSGNWSGDRNSASSSSSTTMDNPYLYIVNKMQRNSGVPKSPTSKSGELSSSSSGHYDAGYDSYSLSSTDSLPLQQGLKHNLQLAQIPEGYQPTLGDDCERLCKETDALLDKSRAAEDAGDLGTAVALCNAASSKARAAMDAPYNNPHTITIARMKHNTCVMRSRSLHRRILQEHAIANGGKEEAAPEGRHSRENSKSGQHSRQNSRDKGNHSRQNSREMLINTTPVIDKPAVKNIEIYATLPKKKTLRGKATAVNVIEDEEYMLYDKPTQRTGFFGRTKRCDDDKKEKKRARSEERNKNISKDFSIAPSKPSVLLKNTKQDKAKETSEVNKNSQNNNTAATSDQKQGKKQHKIRRKLLMGGLIKRKNRSMPDLREGQDGQPIAAAKENTSNTLPKQSVDDSNVGLKANEVGQSLSGYLSEGHLEFTGNCNANPNLERSRLMRKSFHGSAGKALHVAKVPPPPPLRTTSQLSKSKCPEVRNEQDNINKSTYNNNNNNNNINNINNNNNNNNNDGQCAINSPQDQTTNAYWSHLNPANFNSTNQICRNSYDEYLSEPQSLPFLPSYNSETNNTTTSASNVTQQQQQNGVVKPRIQDDVVQYANGILYEPTFVVTRADVHNEQSPAKIQQSETLPPYPDNINNVSHSRQPSEDFPPPPYPVIPSVTHSRQPSEDFPPPPSPLEIENTLVHQQQQQQQQLQLQQLQHQQLQLQQLQQQQLQLEQLQQQQSQQIQMQTRQQQSTEAQQISSLLAQLQSKRAQLLSAENDDKKRNSMQEDEDKNASETWLRELQAKQAERRMKKQGPLDGQQDVPKSIARRTSDLMMNSIGQITTQPQGVDVTDCPRVVSSVKDMAARFEQIKLHPVPKTDSDSKSQLKFTSNSVSPSPTLGNSNEVQKTEEITHQLPLSSENLAAFTKFDNYTSVTSSAESTSSQSTFVAVPTDNSVGTQENSGLNAAILSMSLTLPHETGLPIDYPEDDISEVAMQNTIQNTTILPIEEDLLVAKTKRRGGKKKNVSFCDHVVLVATAEDEEKDSYIPNPILERVLRSAINKPETAQVLREIRSLQEAEMNRDSNQVTKFQQQTLPLKSEADSTPSTTFQDQLRSVNPISPLAVDSNSRPTFTRQTPNEPSTNNTSASITQQQDPKKYTPYVGSDCHSDVVRDTYPPAVSSVQPKTSYSPQLQQQIRYTQNGLTYNQSSSALTGQGYTQIHPRNPAIPVSQTQKPASPYTVQIHGQYPQANIQQQQQQQQQQQQQQQKIIGNNNNSTQKNGYPVYYHLEQQHNQMNIQMTAQQYQQNGTNRSPSVNSSPITVQHSQQFAYQANQSSNSYQQYATQNQYSNNSYQGYTLQNGAQQTRASPSIPQYQPPPNPASYQPQQSQQQQSQVSQLPPQQNLPQTQNQQVQSHHQHQLAQAFQQRAENYQRPPQKTDQQNVLAPNQMYTNSLQNGQIQSNIKYQNYQHPPAASAAAIKSLKQGPLMANGKSNSMGLIQPQNVMQKTMSTSAISRITLCHLCRKKQVTEPAMYCADCDFYINRFRPKN; from the exons ATGAAACAGGATAAATTGCACCAGAGCAAAAAAGCTCTATTCCAAATCGCAaag GTATTATGGCACCTCGATATCTTTCGCCGGAGTTTCAGAGAACTGTCTGGTCATGCGTGTATGCGAGAATCTTGTATATTCTGTGCTCTCAag GACCTGTTTTCGCAGCTGCAGTTTTCGCAGGACAGCGCTTTACCGCCTGATGCCCTTCGCCGGGCCCTTGCCGAGAGTTTTCTCGACCAACAACGTTTCCAATTGGGTTTTATGGACGATGCAGCAGAATGTTTC gaaaatattttgttgCGAATCCATTTACACATTGCAAGTGGCGAAGCAGAAGATATGTGCAGTGCAAGACATTGTGTACCACATCAAAAATTTGCGATGACTCTAGTAGAACAGAGCGTGTGTGGTGCTTGTGGTGCCACGTCTGAGCCATTACCATTTACTCAG ATGGTTCATTATGTCTCTGCATCAGCATTGACTTCACAAGCACGGCAAACTTTACCAGCAGCTAAAAATAGTCCTGATCTATTTGGGCAACTTTTAAGAAAAGCCGGCGGTATGGGAGATATCCGTGATTGTCCA AGTGCATGTGGTGCAAAGATCCAGATATGCCGAACGTTGATGAACAGACCGGAGATTGTATCAGTGGGTGTGGTGTGGGACAGTGAAAGACCTTCACTTGAACACATCATGGACGTGTTTGCGACTGTCGGTACGTGCTTGCGACTCAGCGATGTTTTTCACAGCGTCGTTGATTCGCGATGGGGTGCATCTACTGTTCACAATCTCGTTGGGGTTGTCACGTACTACGGCAAGCACTACTCAACATTCTTCTTTCATACCAAGTTAAAG GTATGGATATACTTTGACGATGCAACGGTAAAAGAGATTGGACCAAGATGGGAGCAGGTAGTAGAGAAATGTAGACGTGGTCGTTATCAACcacttttattattgtatgcAACACCTGGTGGTACGCCAGTTAATACTGAAAACGCGCCTAAAACCGTGACACCATTTCCCAATACCAAAGGCTGGAAAACATcaccacaaaaaaataatgctaGACGTTCTGTTACACCTAGTCCTGAGAAACCTTTGATCAGTAATACTGCAAGACGAGCTATTACACCTAATCCTGACAGCCCACCTCATGTTTACACACAGCGAAGAGTGTACAGTGATTATCAAAATCTCACtgatatacaaaataatatttttggaattaaG gaCGTTGACACTGTTGACGGTGAAAGTGagtcaaaatatataagtcGTCGTGCGGTAGAGAACGTGATGCAGCATCAAAAGAAGCAACAAATGCAATTAACACGTAGTTTAAGCGCTGGATCTAATCCACAAGATGGTTTAAGTATTCCGGATCACTTGAATGTACCGCGAAGACGTGATTCTGGAAACTGGTCTGGTGATCGTAACAGTGCATCTTCAAGTTCTTCAACGACAATGGATAATCCTTATTTATATATCGTAAATAAAATGCAAAGAAATTCGGGTGTACCTAAAAGTCCGACAAGTAAATCTGGCGAATTATCAAGTAGTAGCAGTGGCCATTATGACGCCGGTTACGATTCGTATTCACTTTCTTCAACAGACAGTCTTCCTCTTCAACAAGGTCTCAAACATAATTTACAa cttGCTCAAATACCTGAAGGTTATCAGCCAACACTTGGTGATGACTGTGAACGACTGTGCAAAGAGACTGATGCGCTACTAGATAAGTCACGCGCGGCAGAAGACGCCGGTGATTTAGGAACCGCTGTAGCACTTTGCAATGCCGCGAGTAGTAAAGCGCGAGCTGCGATGGACGCGCCTTATAATAATCCTCACACAATTACTATTGCACGTATGAAACACAATACTTGTGTAATGAGATCGAGAAGCCTTCACAGAAGAATACTTCAAGAACATGCGATAGCTAACGGTGGAAAAGAAGAAGCCGCTCCTGAAGGAAGACATTCGAGGGAAAACAGTAAATCTGGGCAGCATTCACGACAAAATTCACGTGATAAAGGTAATCATTCACGGCAAAATAGTCGtgaaatgttaataaatacaaCTCCGGTAATAGATAAACCAgcagttaaaaatattgaaatttatgcCACATTACCCAAGAAAAAGACTTTGAGAGGTAAAGCTACGGCTGTAAATGTTATTGAAGACGAAGAGTATATGCTCTATGATAAACCAACTCAGAGAACGGGATTTTTTGGTCGAACAAAACGATgcgatgatgataaaaaagaaaagaaacgtGCGAGGAGTGAagaacgaaataaaaatatatcaaaagaCTTTTCAATAGCGCCATCGAAACCTTCtgttttactgaaaaatactAAGCAAGATAAGGCAAAAGAAACATCTGaagtaaacaaaaattcacaaaataataatactgcgGCGACTAGTGATCAGAAGCAGGGTAAAAAACAACACAAAATAAgaagaaaattattgatgGGTGGtttgattaaaagaaaaaatcgaaGTATGCCTGATTTACGTGAAGGTCAAGATGGTCAGCCGATTGCTGCGGCTAAAGAAAACACTTCAAATACATTACCGAAACAATCTGTTGACGATTCAAATGTCGGTCTAAAGGCCAATGAAGTCGGTCAATCTTTAAGCGGTTACTTGTCGGAGGGCCACCTAGAGTTTACCGGCAATTGCAATGCCAATCCAAATTTAGAACGAAGTCGTCTGATGAGAAAAAGCTTCCACGGTAGCGCCGGAAAGGCGTTACACGTTGCGAAAGTGCCTCCGCCACCACCGCTCCGGACCACTTCTCAACTTAGCAAGTCTAAGTGTCCTGAAGTGCGCAATGAGCAAGACAACATCAACAAGTCCAcatacaacaacaacaataataataacaatatcaataatattaataataataacaataataataataatgatggaCAGTGTGCGATTAATTCTCCTCAGGATCAAACGACTAATGCTTACTGGAGTCATCTAAATCCAGCTAATTTTAATTCCACAAATCAAATTTGTCGCAATAGTTATGACGAATATTTATCTGAACCACAATCATTACCATTTTTACCGTCTTATAATTCAGAAACAAATAATACGACGACATCGGCATCGAATGTAActcagcaacagcaacaaaaTGGTGTAGTAAAACCAAGAATTCAAGATGACGTTGTACAGTATGCGAATGGTATTTTATATGAACCGACATTTGTTGTAACACGTGCTGATGTTCACAATGAACAGAGTCCAGCAAAAATCCAACAATCAGAAACACTTCCGCCTTATCcagataatattaataatgtgtCACATTCACGACAACCGAGTGAAGATTTTCCACCTCCGCCGTATCCGGTGATACCATCAGTCACGCACTCACGTCAACCTAGTGAAGATTTTCCACCACCACCTTCACCtcttgaaattgaaaatactcTAGTTcatcagcaacaacaacagcagcaacaattACAACTACAACAGTTGCAACATCAACAACTACAATTACAGCAATTGCAACAGCAACAGTTACAACTAGAACAGTTACAACAACAGCAGTCTCAACAAATACAAATGCAAACACGTCAACAACAATCAACTGAGGCTCAACAAATAAGTAGTCTATTAGCTCAATTACAGAGTAAGAGAGCGCAACTTTTATCTGCGGAAAATGATGATAAGAAAAGAAATTCAATGCAGGAGGATGAAGATAAGAATGCTAGTGAAACATGGCTACGTGAATTACAAGCTAAACAAGCTGAAAGAAGAATGAAGAAACAGGGGCCATTGGATGGACAGCAAGATGTACCTAAAAGCATTGCCAGGCGAACTAGTGATTTGATGATGAACAGCATCGGACAAATAACCACTCAGCCGCAAGGTGTTGATGTTACTGACTGTCCACGAGTCGTTTCTTCTGTTAAAGACATGGCCGCAAGATTCgagcaaataaaattacatccAGTACCTAAAACAGATTCTGATAGTAAAAGTCAACTCAAATTTACATCTAATTCGGTATCACCGTCGCCAACATTAGGAAACAGTAATGAAGTACAAAAAACAGAAGAAATTACTCACCAATTGCCATTGTCGAGTGAAAATCTTGCAGCTTTCactaaatttgataattacacTAGTGTAACGTCAAGCGCTGAATCAACTTCGAGTCAAAGTACATTTGTTGCAGTACCAACAGATAATTCAGTAGGTACCCAAGAAAATAGTGGATTGAATGCTGCTATTTTATCAATGTCTCTGACGTTACCTCATGAGACTGGTCTTCCAATAGATTATCCAGAAGATGATATTAGTGAAGTAGCGATGCAGAATACTATTCAAAATACAACGATACTTCCTATTGAAGAAGATTTGCTTGTTGCTAAAACAAAACGTCGTGGTGGTAAAAAGAAGAATGTATCATTTTGTGATCACGTTGTTCTAGTAGCAACTGCCGAAGACGAAGAAAAAGATTCGTACATTCCCAATCCAATTCTCGAGCGTGTATTGAGATCAGCAATAAATAAACCTGAAACAGCTCAGGTGTTACGTGAGATACGAAGTCTACAAGAGGCTGAGATGAATCGTGACAGTAATCAAGTAACTAAATTTCAACAGCAAACGTTGCCATTGAAAAGCGAAGCTGATAGTACGCCATCGACAACATTCCAAGATCAATTAAGGAGTGTAAATCCAATATCACCATTAGCTGTTGATAGTAACTCACGACCGACTTTCACACGTCAAACTCCTAATGAACCATCGACTAATAACACCTCGGCCTCGATTACTCAACAACAAGACCCCAAGAAGTACACTCCCTATGTTGGTAGTGACTGTCATAGCGATGTCGTACGTGATACTTATCCACCTGCTGTCTCTTCTGTACAACCTAAGACCTCTTATTCACCACAACTTCAACAGCAGATAAGATACACGCAAAATGGATTAACATACAATCAGTCTTCGTCTGCATTGACGGGTCAAGGTTACACTCAAATTCATCCACGTAATCCAGCGATACCGGTATCACAAACGCAGAAACCTGCGAGTCCTTATACAGTGCAGATCCATGGTCAGTATCCACAAGCTAATAttcaacaacagcaacaacaacaacaacaacagcagcaacagcaacaaaaaattattggtaataataacaacagtaCTCAGAAAAATGGGTACCCAGTGTACTATCATCTTGAACAACAACACAATCAGATGAATATTCAAATGACTGCTCAGCAATATCAACAGAATGGAACAAATCGCAGTCCAAGTGTAAACTCAAGTCCTATTACTGTACAACACTCTCAACAGTTTGCGTATCAAGCAAATCAGTCTTCAAATTCTTATCAGCAATATGCAACGCAAAATCAATACTCAAACAATAGTTATCAGGGTTATACGCTTCAAAACGGGGCTCAACAAACAAGAGCAAGTCCATCGATACCTCAGTACCAACCACCACCTAATCCAGCGTCTTATCAACCACAACAGTCACAGCAGCAACAGTCTCAAGTATCTCAGCTTCCTCCGCAACAAAATTTACCACAGACACAAAACCAGCAGGTTCAGTCTCATCATCAACATCAGTTAGCTCAAGCATTCCAGCAGCGCGCTGAAAATTATCAACGACCACCACAAAAAACAGATCAGCAAAATGTTTTAGCGCCTAATCAAATGTACACAAATTCACTCCAAAATGGACAGATTCaatctaatattaaatatcaaaattatcagCATCCACCTGCTGCTTCTGCTGCTGCTATAAAATCACTTAAACAAGGGCCTCTTATGGCTAATGGTAAATCTAATTCAATGGGTTTAATTCAGCCGCAAAATGTAATGCAAAAAACGATGTCTACGTCAGCAATATCGCGAATTACATTATGTCATCTTTGTCGTAAAAAACAAGTTACTGAACCGGCAATGTATTGCGCAGATTGTGAtttctatataaatagatttcggccgaaaaattaa